The genome window GGTTACTGGCGACTCTCGCCTACCTGCTCGGCTCGCTGTCCTTCGCCATTTTGCTCAGCCGCCTGACGGGAAATCCCGACCCGCGAATGAGTGGCTCAGGCAATGCCGGCGCCACCAATATGTTGCGCCTGGCCGGCAAGAAACTCGCCGTGCTGACGCTGCTGGGCGACGTGTGCAAGGGCCTGCTGCCCGTGCTGCTCGCCAACTACCTCGGCCTTAGCCTGCAACAACAAGCCTGGGTGGGCGTGTCTGCCGTCCTGGGCCATCTGTTTCCGCTGTACTTCCGCTTTCGCGGTGGCAAGGGTGTCGCCACGGCGGCCGGCATGTTGCTGGGGATTTACCCTCCGGCAGCGCTGCTGGCCGTGCTCGCCTGGTTACTGACGTTCTACCTGACCCGTACAAGCTCCCTGGCCGCACTGATCGCCACGCCGCTCACCCTGCCATTACTGGCTTGGCAAGAACCGGCAGCGCTGCTGCCGATGAGCGTACTGACGCTGCTGATCGTCTGGCGCCACCGCGGCAATTTACGCGACCTGTTTGCCGGGCGCGAACGGCATTTTTAAATACCTTCGATGAGCCCGGCTCACATCCGCCGCTTACAACGGTGTCAGTTGTTCCATCGGCCAGCGTGCCTGCACGCTGATCGCCAGGCTCTCATGCTGGCCGGCCTGCAGGCGCTGGCAACCGGCATACGCAATCATTGCGCCGTTGTCGGTGCAGAACTCAGGGCGCGCGTAAAACACATCGCCCTTCATGTCGCCGAGCATTTTTTCCAGCGAGGTGCGCAGGGCCTTGTTGGCGCTGACGCCGCCCGCGATCACCAGGCGCTTCATGCCGGCCTGCTTGAGGGCTCGCTTGCACTTGATGGTTAAAGTCTCCACCACGGCCTGCTGGAACGCCAGCGCGATGTCGCAACGGGCTTGCTCACTGTCGTCCCCGGCGCTGACGCTCTGCTGCCAAGTGTTGAGCGCCGAGGTTTTCAAGCCGCTGAAGCTGAACATCAGGCCAGGGCGATCACACATCGGGCGCGGGAACGTGTAGCGGCCCGGGACGCCTTTTTCGGCAAGACGGGCGATTTCCGGCCCACCAGGGTAATTGAGGCCCATCATCTTCGCGGTTTTGTCGAAAGCTTCGCCGGCCGCGTCATCCAGAGACTCGCCCAAAAGCGTGTATTGGCCTATTCCATCGACCTGAACCAGCTGCGTATGGCCGCCGGAAACCAACAAAGCGACGAACGGGAACTCTGGCGGTGTTTTTTCCAACATCGGGGCCAGCAAATGCCCCTCCATGTGGTGCACACCCAGGGCAGGAATGCCCCAGGCAAACGCCAGTGCCTGAGCGCAAGAGGCCCCAACCAGCAGGGCTCCGACCAATCCAGGGCCGGCGGTGTAAGCGATTGCATCGATCTCGGTCGGCACGCAGCCGGCCTCGTCCAACACCTGGCGAATCAACGGCAGCATGCGTTTGACGTGATCACGGCTGGCCAGCTCCGGCACCACGCCGCCGTAGGCGCGATGCAGGTCGATCTGACTGAACAGCGCATCGGCCAAAAGCCCGCGTTCACTGTCGTAAAGTGCGACACCGGTTTCGTCGCAGGAGGTTTCAAGTCCCAGTACTAGCATGGGTTTGCGCCTTGTAGAGGCTGAATTCGAAGGCGCGCATAATAGTCGCCACTCCCCCTCCCGACTAGCGGTTTTCGATCAGAGGCTTTGCATTCCGGGCAATGAGGGGTTAACATCCGCAACCCTTAAAAACCGACGACCTCAGCCGCGAATTTTTTGCGACGAGAACGTTGATTCCCGGTAATGAAAGAAGGTAGCTCTGGATGCCAGCCGTCAAAGTAAAAGAGAACGAACCCTTCGACGTAGCTCTGCGTCGTTTCAAGCGCTCCTGCGAAAAAGCCGGTGTTCTGGCTGAAGTTCGTAGCCGCGAATTTTATGAGAAGCCAACTTCTGAGCGTAAGCGTAAAGCAGCAGCCGCTGTTAAGCGTCACGCCAAGAAAGTTCAGCGCGAACAGCGCCGCGCCGTTCGTCTGTACTAATACACAGACGTTCGTAGCAAGCTTCTGCCAAGCCCGGCCCTCAGCCGGGCTGTTGGCATTTGCGGATATCGCTTGATGCTTCATCGTCGACGCCGCACACGCGACCGAGACACTGCTTCAA of Pseudomonas fluorescens contains these proteins:
- the rpsU gene encoding 30S ribosomal protein S21; its protein translation is MPAVKVKENEPFDVALRRFKRSCEKAGVLAEVRSREFYEKPTSERKRKAAAAVKRHAKKVQREQRRAVRLY
- the tsaD gene encoding tRNA (adenosine(37)-N6)-threonylcarbamoyltransferase complex transferase subunit TsaD produces the protein MLVLGLETSCDETGVALYDSERGLLADALFSQIDLHRAYGGVVPELASRDHVKRMLPLIRQVLDEAGCVPTEIDAIAYTAGPGLVGALLVGASCAQALAFAWGIPALGVHHMEGHLLAPMLEKTPPEFPFVALLVSGGHTQLVQVDGIGQYTLLGESLDDAAGEAFDKTAKMMGLNYPGGPEIARLAEKGVPGRYTFPRPMCDRPGLMFSFSGLKTSALNTWQQSVSAGDDSEQARCDIALAFQQAVVETLTIKCKRALKQAGMKRLVIAGGVSANKALRTSLEKMLGDMKGDVFYARPEFCTDNGAMIAYAGCQRLQAGQHESLAISVQARWPMEQLTPL
- the plsY gene encoding glycerol-3-phosphate 1-O-acyltransferase PlsY; protein product: MFWLLATLAYLLGSLSFAILLSRLTGNPDPRMSGSGNAGATNMLRLAGKKLAVLTLLGDVCKGLLPVLLANYLGLSLQQQAWVGVSAVLGHLFPLYFRFRGGKGVATAAGMLLGIYPPAALLAVLAWLLTFYLTRTSSLAALIATPLTLPLLAWQEPAALLPMSVLTLLIVWRHRGNLRDLFAGRERHF